CGAACCAGATTATCGCCCACCAATGCTCGACCGAAAGACTAACGCCGGGCCATAGCAGCATCGCCAGTCCAACAGCCCCGCCAACCATCATGGCGCGGGTTACCGCCGCGCCCACAATACCAATCATCAGTTCACCATAGGAAAGTGGTGGCATCAATAGATCGACGATTGTCCCTTGGATCTTGCCAGCGAGCAGAGAAAAGGACGAGTTGGCAAAGGCATTCTGCATCATGCCCATCATGATCAGGCCAGGCGCGACAAAAGTCGCGAACGGCGCGCCCAGAACCTCCCGTCCTCCTCGACCCAGGGCGACCGAAAAGATAACCAGAAACAGCAATGTGGTGACGGCAGGCCCCCAAATAGTCTGCGTGTGCACCTTGAGAAACCGCCGAACCTCCTTAATATAGAGACTCCAAAGGCCAATGCGGTTGATCCCGGAAATCACGGGTACGCCGCGTGGCGAAAAACGGGTCCCTTCGCCCGATTGATCCATATCGAGGGGTGCCTCCGAATTCGGGCTGGCAGCAGGTGCTTGATCGGCCATGCAGGCGCGCCTAGTGCGATGTCGCGGTCGTGACAAGTCACGCGAACAAGATTCGCGCTGCTGATTGCCTCTGCCGAGGGGTGACATCGGGGCAAGGACACAGAATTGGAAGATACATGAGTTGGACTGACGAGCGTATCGCTACGCTGAAGAAAATGTGGGAAGGCGGATCAACCGCTAGCCAGATCGCGGAAGAGCTTGGCGGTGTCAGCCGCAACGCCGTGATTGGAAAAGCGCA
The Altererythrobacter ishigakiensis genome window above contains:
- a CDS encoding ABC transporter permease, coding for MADQAPAASPNSEAPLDMDQSGEGTRFSPRGVPVISGINRIGLWSLYIKEVRRFLKVHTQTIWGPAVTTLLFLVIFSVALGRGGREVLGAPFATFVAPGLIMMGMMQNAFANSSFSLLAGKIQGTIVDLLMPPLSYGELMIGIVGAAVTRAMMVGGAVGLAMLLWPGVSLSVEHWWAIIWFGLMGAVMLSLMGLMTSIWSEKFDHNAAITNFVVAPLSLLSGTFYVIDNLAPAFQAVSRANPFFYVISGFRYGFIGESDIGEGSSAIVQAAIGLGALNLVLATLVYMVLRSGWKLKD